The following coding sequences lie in one Sporomusaceae bacterium FL31 genomic window:
- a CDS encoding DNA-binding protein, whose protein sequence is MTAVEKIGKTVDEAVSLALIELGVDEKRVEIEVIEAPSKGLFGFIGTKPAKVRVSLKKIDAVAVAREFLQNIFTAMNLNVAIDEMTSEEGLVFNLRGHDLGILIGKHGQTLDALQYLTNLAANRDIDEDRVRIIVDVEDYRKRREETLYRLAERLADKVKRRGERVVLEPMSRHERKIIHMALQEDNRISTYSEGEEPFRKVVIALKR, encoded by the coding sequence ATGACTGCTGTAGAAAAAATTGGGAAAACCGTTGATGAAGCAGTTTCATTGGCATTAATAGAGCTTGGCGTAGACGAGAAGCGAGTTGAAATAGAAGTTATTGAAGCTCCTAGCAAGGGTTTATTTGGGTTTATTGGTACTAAACCTGCAAAAGTCCGGGTGTCGTTGAAAAAGATTGATGCAGTGGCTGTCGCAAGAGAATTTTTACAAAATATTTTTACGGCAATGAATTTAAATGTGGCAATTGACGAAATGACGAGCGAAGAAGGCCTAGTGTTTAATTTGCGAGGTCATGATTTAGGAATTCTAATTGGCAAACATGGTCAAACGTTAGATGCTCTGCAGTATTTGACCAATTTGGCTGCCAATCGGGATATTGATGAAGATCGTGTGAGGATTATTGTCGATGTTGAAGATTATCGCAAACGTCGTGAAGAAACGTTATACAGACTGGCAGAACGATTAGCCGATAAAGTAAAACGTCGTGGGGAAAGAGTTGTTTTAGAGCCAATGAGTCGTCATGAACGGAAAATTATTCATATGGCCCTTCAAGAAGACAACCGGATATCAACTTATAGTGAAGGTGAAGAGCCTTTCCGTAAAGTTGTTATTGCATTAAAAAGGTAG
- a CDS encoding membrane protein produces MFDVFIGYLQAILTFFYNLTASIGLANYGAAIILLTIVIKLLLYPLTVKQVKSMKAMQELQPKMKEMQEKYKDNPEKLQKEMTAMYKETGVNPLAGCLPLIVQMPILIGIFYAIRDYTYLNPPPQFLWINDLAAADHTYILPVLSALTTYIQQKQTTTEVTQQTKMMMVFMPLFIGYISITFPAGLVLYWVVSNTVQIAQQWWMYRKQEPQGEAA; encoded by the coding sequence TTGTTTGATGTTTTTATTGGTTACCTACAAGCGATATTGACTTTTTTTTATAATTTGACTGCTAGTATCGGATTAGCAAACTATGGTGCTGCGATTATTCTTTTAACCATTGTGATAAAACTGCTTCTTTATCCATTGACTGTTAAACAGGTTAAATCCATGAAAGCTATGCAGGAATTGCAGCCTAAAATGAAGGAAATGCAAGAGAAGTATAAGGACAATCCAGAGAAGCTGCAGAAAGAAATGACTGCCATGTATAAAGAAACTGGCGTTAATCCTTTAGCTGGCTGTTTACCTTTAATTGTTCAAATGCCGATTTTGATTGGTATTTTCTATGCAATCCGCGATTATACTTATTTGAATCCACCGCCGCAATTCTTGTGGATTAATGATTTAGCTGCTGCTGATCATACCTACATACTGCCTGTATTATCGGCATTAACTACCTATATCCAACAAAAGCAAACAACTACAGAAGTAACTCAACAAACTAAAATGATGATGGTTTTTATGCCGTTATTTATTGGTTATATCAGCATTACTTTCCCTGCAGGCCTAGTACTGTATTGGGTAGTCAGTAATACTGTTCAAATTGCGCAGCAATGGTGGATGTACCGGAAACAAGAACCGCAAGGGGAGGCTGCTTAA
- the mnmG gene encoding tRNA uridine 5-carboxymethylaminomethyl modification enzyme MnmG: MFKAGSFDVVIIGAGHAGCEAALAAARMGCKTLLATLNMDNIAMMPCNPAVGGPAKGHLVREIDALGGEMGINTDKTCIQMRMLNTGKGPAVHALRAQADKKLYQIMMKETVENQPNLTVKQLLVDKIIVDQGAVCGIQIETGEIYDCRAIVIASGTYLRGKIILGENTYPGGPNGQRSAEKLSESLKELGVKLMRFKTGTPARVDSRTVDFSKMSIQPGDDETHNFSFLSECVTREQVPCWLTYTNEQTHEIIRSNLHRAPMYTGIIEGTGPRYCPSIEDKVVRFADKTAHQLFVEPEGIHTTEMYVQGMSTSLPIDVQLAFLRTISGLENVEIMRPGYAIEYDCVDPTQLKPSLEFKAISGLFSAGQANGTSGYEEAAAQGLMAGINAACLIRQRDAFILTRSDAYIGVLIDDLVTKGTSEPYRMMTSRAEYRLILRQDNADLRLTEKGRQIGLVNDERYQRFTEKRDSIEETLNLLRSIIVTPTADTQAKLAALGSVELRTGTSLYELLRRTEISYEGLQQQFDLPHITDAVRLQVEITVKYEGYIKKQIEQVERAAKLEVKLIPESLDYSQLHGLSREAKQKLAQIRPISIGQAARISGVSPADISILMIFIEQERRKGER; the protein is encoded by the coding sequence TTGTTTAAAGCGGGTAGCTTTGATGTAGTGATTATTGGTGCTGGACATGCTGGCTGTGAAGCGGCCTTAGCTGCTGCCAGAATGGGTTGTAAGACACTATTAGCAACATTAAATATGGATAATATCGCGATGATGCCATGTAATCCAGCCGTTGGCGGACCAGCGAAAGGACATCTGGTTCGTGAGATCGATGCGCTCGGCGGCGAAATGGGGATCAATACCGATAAGACTTGCATCCAAATGCGGATGTTGAATACAGGTAAAGGCCCGGCTGTTCATGCGCTCAGAGCACAGGCTGATAAGAAACTATATCAAATCATGATGAAAGAGACAGTGGAAAATCAGCCGAATTTGACGGTAAAGCAACTACTTGTGGATAAAATCATCGTGGATCAGGGTGCAGTATGTGGGATCCAAATTGAGACAGGTGAAATTTATGACTGTCGTGCCATTGTGATTGCTTCAGGTACTTATTTGCGAGGCAAGATTATTTTAGGTGAAAATACTTATCCTGGCGGCCCAAACGGGCAGCGGTCGGCTGAAAAGCTTTCTGAGTCATTAAAGGAGCTTGGGGTTAAACTGATGCGGTTTAAAACCGGTACACCAGCCAGGGTGGACAGTCGGACCGTGGATTTTTCAAAAATGTCTATCCAGCCTGGTGATGATGAAACACATAATTTTTCTTTTTTAAGTGAATGTGTCACTAGAGAGCAGGTACCTTGTTGGTTAACTTACACCAATGAGCAGACTCATGAGATTATTCGTTCGAATTTGCATCGTGCGCCAATGTATACAGGAATTATTGAGGGGACAGGACCGCGCTATTGTCCATCCATTGAAGATAAAGTAGTTCGGTTTGCTGATAAAACAGCTCACCAGCTGTTTGTTGAGCCTGAAGGAATTCATACCACCGAGATGTATGTGCAGGGCATGTCGACCAGTCTGCCAATTGATGTTCAGCTTGCTTTTTTAAGGACTATTTCTGGCTTGGAGAATGTTGAGATCATGCGTCCGGGATATGCCATTGAATATGATTGCGTTGATCCGACTCAGCTTAAGCCATCGCTGGAGTTTAAAGCAATTAGCGGATTATTTTCTGCTGGACAGGCTAATGGCACTTCTGGCTATGAAGAGGCAGCTGCACAAGGCTTAATGGCTGGTATTAATGCGGCGTGTCTCATTCGTCAGCGGGACGCTTTTATTCTTACACGGTCTGATGCCTATATTGGGGTATTAATTGATGATTTGGTGACTAAGGGTACTAGTGAGCCTTATCGTATGATGACTTCACGTGCTGAATACAGGCTGATTTTGCGTCAGGATAATGCTGATCTGCGGCTTACCGAGAAAGGTCGTCAAATTGGACTTGTCAATGATGAGCGTTATCAGCGCTTTACCGAAAAACGTGATTCGATTGAAGAAACATTAAATTTGCTGCGTAGTATCATTGTCACACCTACAGCAGATACTCAAGCTAAGCTGGCTGCTTTAGGTTCTGTCGAGTTACGCACCGGTACTTCGTTATACGAGTTATTACGACGCACTGAGATTAGCTATGAAGGCTTACAGCAGCAATTTGATCTACCGCATATCACCGATGCGGTTCGACTACAAGTTGAGATTACCGTTAAGTACGAAGGATATATCAAAAAGCAAATTGAACAGGTTGAGCGTGCTGCAAAACTTGAAGTAAAATTAATCCCTGAGAGCTTAGATTATAGTCAACTGCATGGCCTATCTCGTGAAGCTAAGCAAAAACTCGCTCAAATACGTCCCATTTCGATTGGCCAGGCAGCCAGAATTTCCGGGGTTTCACCTGCTGATATTTCCATTCTGATGATCTTTATTGAACAAGAGCGCCGTAAGGGGGAAAGGTAA
- the mnmE gene encoding tRNA modification GTPase MnmE → MLKPSNVYYWVLLQYHRGKTLRFSSCGSEELEGGHVFQEDTISAVATALGEGGIGIIRLSGANALSIAGKLFRSKSGQAVESAASHKAIYGHIIDPNTERIIDEVLLLVMRGPHSYTREDVVEIHCHGGAVPLRNILRLTLEAGARLAEPGEFTKRAFLNGRLDLTQAEAVIDVIRAKTDASLRMAVGNLSGQLSDKIRELRHEILGMIAHLEAAIDFPEEDIEELASQEVAEKTSLVIAKVQQLLASASTGRILRDGLETVIIGKPNVGKSSLLNALVKEKRAIVTDIPGTTRDVIEEYVNIGGVPLKIIDTAGIRETEDIVEKMGVEKAKEFINRADLILLMLDASIPLSDEDLEVLRILTDRNVVLLINKSDLPAQFDDQRLEQLLPGKRKLKISVLTGTGLEELEQLIVSMVYGGDIQQHEGTFVNNVRQINLLNQAEQHLQAALRTIADQMPPDCIVIDLRGAWDKLGEITGDTVGEDIIDQIFTQFCIGK, encoded by the coding sequence ATGCTAAAACCCAGTAATGTTTATTACTGGGTTTTATTGCAGTATCATAGAGGTAAAACATTACGTTTTAGTTCATGCGGTTCAGAGGAATTGGAGGGTGGACATGTGTTTCAGGAAGATACCATTAGTGCTGTTGCAACAGCATTAGGCGAAGGCGGTATTGGAATAATCCGGTTGAGTGGAGCAAATGCTCTTTCAATTGCAGGGAAGTTGTTTCGGAGTAAAAGCGGTCAAGCTGTCGAGTCGGCTGCTTCTCATAAAGCCATATATGGTCATATTATTGATCCGAATACGGAACGGATTATTGATGAGGTGTTATTGTTAGTCATGCGTGGCCCTCACTCTTATACTCGTGAAGATGTTGTCGAAATTCACTGTCATGGCGGAGCAGTCCCACTGAGAAATATTTTAAGACTTACTTTGGAAGCCGGCGCTCGATTGGCTGAGCCAGGTGAATTTACCAAAAGAGCTTTTTTAAATGGCCGGCTTGATTTAACTCAAGCCGAAGCGGTGATTGATGTCATCCGGGCGAAAACCGACGCTTCTCTGCGCATGGCAGTAGGCAACTTGTCTGGTCAGCTGTCTGATAAAATTAGAGAGCTGCGGCATGAAATTTTAGGAATGATCGCACACTTGGAGGCAGCTATTGATTTTCCAGAAGAAGATATTGAAGAACTTGCCTCTCAGGAGGTTGCCGAAAAGACTTCGCTAGTCATTGCCAAAGTACAACAGTTACTGGCTTCAGCAAGTACAGGCCGGATTTTAAGAGATGGCTTGGAAACGGTTATTATTGGCAAACCCAATGTCGGTAAATCCAGTTTGCTCAATGCCTTAGTCAAAGAAAAACGAGCCATTGTTACTGATATCCCTGGAACTACCAGAGATGTTATTGAGGAATATGTCAATATTGGCGGAGTTCCATTAAAAATTATTGATACGGCCGGAATTCGTGAGACTGAAGATATTGTTGAAAAAATGGGGGTTGAAAAGGCCAAGGAGTTTATTAATCGGGCTGATTTAATCTTATTGATGCTGGATGCTTCCATACCGCTTTCTGATGAAGACTTGGAAGTGCTGCGAATATTGACAGACCGAAATGTGGTCTTATTGATTAATAAAAGCGATTTACCTGCTCAATTTGATGATCAACGGCTTGAACAGCTTTTGCCGGGAAAAAGGAAGCTAAAAATATCGGTGCTTACAGGCACTGGCTTGGAAGAGCTTGAGCAGCTCATTGTTTCCATGGTATATGGCGGTGATATTCAGCAGCATGAAGGCACCTTTGTGAATAATGTCCGACAAATCAATTTATTAAATCAAGCGGAACAGCACTTGCAAGCAGCTTTGCGTACGATTGCTGATCAGATGCCGCCTGATTGCATTGTCATTGATCTTCGGGGCGCATGGGACAAGCTGGGCGAAATTACTGGCGATACTGTCGGAGAAGATATCATCGATCAAATATTTACACAGTTTTGCATTGGCAAGTAA
- the rnpA gene encoding ribonuclease P protein component, with protein sequence MYKLSKQGILRKNNSFQAVYRSGKSYANKAMVLYVLPNDGANRKIGFAAGKRLGNAVIRNRVKRLLREAYRLNQHKLSADVDLILVGRQAMVKSRYKTVARAFLDLCSKARILS encoded by the coding sequence ATGTATAAGTTGTCAAAGCAGGGAATTCTGCGCAAAAATAATAGTTTCCAAGCTGTTTATCGGTCCGGCAAGTCTTATGCCAATAAAGCAATGGTACTTTATGTACTTCCTAATGATGGCGCTAATCGTAAAATCGGATTTGCCGCCGGTAAGAGGCTAGGGAACGCCGTTATTCGTAATCGAGTAAAACGGCTGTTAAGGGAGGCATACCGTTTAAACCAACATAAGTTAAGTGCTGATGTTGATTTAATATTGGTAGGCCGACAAGCCATGGTTAAATCACGGTATAAAACCGTTGCCAGGGCTTTTTTGGATTTGTGTAGTAAGGCCCGTATTTTAAGTTGA
- a CDS encoding putative membrane protein insertion efficiency factor — MKTILVLLIKFYRIFISPLKPPTCRFVPTCSEYALLALEKYGVWRGLYLAIRRILRCHPFHPGGYDPI; from the coding sequence ATGAAAACAATTTTGGTGTTACTGATTAAGTTTTACCGGATTTTTATTTCACCATTGAAACCGCCTACTTGTCGTTTTGTGCCAACCTGCTCGGAGTATGCATTACTTGCGCTTGAGAAATATGGGGTCTGGCGGGGGTTATATTTAGCGATTCGGCGTATTTTGCGCTGTCATCCTTTTCACCCAGGCGGCTATGATCCTATTTAA
- the rsmG gene encoding ribosomal RNA small subunit methyltransferase G — MDFQSALQQAAVQFGLELSQDQLAAFHTYYSLLVDWNNKINLTAITEPEEVAVKHMIDSLSCYDAAVFTPGCSVIDVGTGAGFPGLPLKMIHSDIKLTLLDSLNKRVNFLQQVVDSLQLKEVAVIHSRAEEGAKQKLYREQYHVAVSRAVARLNVLCELCMPFVKPGGYFVALKGAQYQQEAEEAKRAIEILGGKISHIQPVKLPGLEDVRAVIFIKKVHSTPAAYPRKPGQPEKKPL; from the coding sequence ATGGATTTCCAGAGTGCTTTGCAGCAGGCTGCTGTTCAATTCGGGTTGGAATTATCGCAAGATCAACTTGCGGCTTTTCATACTTATTACAGCCTGCTTGTCGATTGGAATAATAAAATTAATTTAACTGCCATTACTGAGCCGGAAGAGGTCGCTGTGAAGCATATGATTGATTCGCTTTCCTGTTATGATGCTGCGGTATTTACACCTGGCTGCAGTGTGATCGACGTTGGTACTGGTGCCGGCTTCCCAGGGCTGCCACTCAAGATGATTCATTCTGATATTAAGCTGACGTTATTAGATTCACTCAATAAGCGGGTTAATTTTCTTCAGCAGGTAGTTGACTCATTGCAACTTAAAGAGGTTGCTGTCATTCATAGCCGTGCCGAAGAAGGGGCCAAACAGAAGCTGTATCGCGAGCAATATCATGTTGCTGTCTCGAGGGCTGTTGCCCGACTCAATGTCTTATGTGAATTATGCATGCCTTTTGTTAAGCCAGGCGGTTATTTTGTTGCGCTTAAAGGGGCTCAGTATCAGCAGGAAGCTGAGGAGGCTAAGCGGGCGATTGAAATCCTTGGCGGAAAAATAAGTCACATTCAGCCAGTCAAGCTTCCGGGATTAGAAGATGTTCGAGCTGTCATTTTTATTAAGAAAGTTCATTCTACTCCAGCCGCATATCCGCGAAAACCTGGGCAACCAGAAAAAAAGCCTCTCTAA
- the rpmH gene encoding 50S ribosomal protein L34: protein MKRTYQPNTLWKKRTHGFRERMKTKGGRLVLKRRRARGRKKLSA, encoded by the coding sequence ATGAAACGTACTTATCAACCAAATACATTGTGGAAGAAAAGAACGCACGGATTTCGTGAGCGCATGAAAACCAAAGGTGGTCGTCTTGTTCTCAAAAGAAGACGTGCTAGAGGCAGAAAAAAATTATCTGCTTAG
- a CDS encoding nucleoid occlusion protein — protein sequence MKNLARFFGIAPDKPEAVNPAENSIIEAVIEQQAEQEVLNVNDVQYLKIDEIVPNPFQPRKTFNEEALQDLADSIKEFGVIQPLLVRRTDNGYELVAGERRLRASKLAQLVEIPAIIKELTDKEMAELAMIENLQREDLHYLEEAEGFQQLIANFGFTQDELARRMGKKQSTVANKLRLLKLCPEVRTILVQDQLTERHARALLKIDDYNMQMEILESVRQKDLNVRETEALIQAVLDDISREMEKKAPRQNVVRIIRDVRIFLNTINNVVGEMKKTGLNVKVDQDQDDDYITVKLQIPKRK from the coding sequence ATGAAAAATTTAGCCAGATTTTTTGGGATAGCCCCAGACAAACCCGAAGCTGTAAATCCGGCTGAAAATAGCATAATTGAAGCTGTTATTGAGCAACAAGCAGAACAAGAAGTACTTAATGTAAATGATGTACAATACTTAAAAATTGATGAGATCGTTCCCAATCCCTTTCAGCCACGCAAGACCTTTAATGAGGAAGCACTGCAGGATTTAGCTGACTCGATTAAGGAATTTGGCGTTATCCAGCCGTTACTAGTGCGGAGAACAGACAATGGTTATGAGCTGGTTGCTGGTGAACGACGCTTAAGGGCATCTAAATTAGCGCAGTTAGTGGAAATACCGGCAATTATTAAAGAACTTACCGACAAGGAAATGGCCGAGCTGGCTATGATCGAAAACCTTCAGCGTGAAGACTTGCATTACTTGGAAGAGGCTGAAGGATTTCAACAGCTTATTGCTAATTTCGGTTTTACGCAAGATGAATTGGCTCGTCGAATGGGGAAGAAGCAATCGACAGTGGCGAATAAATTACGACTCCTGAAGCTTTGTCCAGAAGTACGGACCATCTTGGTTCAAGATCAATTAACAGAACGTCATGCACGGGCGCTTCTGAAGATTGATGATTATAACATGCAAATGGAAATTTTGGAGTCAGTTCGACAAAAAGATCTAAATGTTCGTGAGACAGAAGCGCTGATTCAGGCAGTTCTTGACGATATTTCCCGGGAAATGGAAAAGAAAGCACCTCGGCAAAATGTTGTCAGGATCATTCGTGATGTGCGTATATTCCTCAATACCATTAATAATGTAGTAGGGGAAATGAAAAAAACTGGTCTTAATGTTAAAGTCGATCAAGATCAGGATGACGATTATATCACTGTGAAATTGCAAATTCCAAAGCGGAAATAG
- the metH gene encoding 5-methyltetrahydrofolate--homocysteine methyltransferase: MIQIFDGAMGTMLQKAGLQPGQCPEQWNVDCPEIITKIHQQYIEHGATIIETNTFGANRIKLEHYGLSTKVAELNTAAVLAAKAAAKTNAKIAGSVGPTGKFITPLGDLSFDEAYTVFFEQITALDLAGVDYILIETIIDIQEIRAALLAAKAATKKPVICQLSFGDDGRTVTGTDPETAAIVLEAMGANVIGANCSLGPAQLLPIIKALASACSCPISVQPNAGMPELIGGETVFPMSPAELGEWVPKLIEAGASYIGGCCGTTPQHIQAIRTAAQTCSLAPREKPPQALALTSRSKTVYIAASRPTVIIGERINPTGRKQLAADIKAGQFLSVKKEAIEQVRAGAKVLDVNMGVPGIDQAAAMQQAIQELSMLVDVPLAIDTSDALALEAGLKAYPGRALINSVSAEPERLEQFLPLAKKYGAAILCLPISPEGVPATAVERVAVIQKIVDTALAAGLRHQDFLLDALVMTVAADQHAAEQTLATLRLYRKQFGYPATMGLSNISYGLPNRQLMNSTFCAMSLASGLDAPILNPYDKSMQDTLAAAGALLGYDQNGRQYSLNYAAALPNASQTTAPRINPDDIIALTRQAVVDGEKEGVVPLIKKALEQGYSPTDITEEALTAAMNEVGKAFGSGRCFLPQVLLSAETMRAAFMTIKEMLPSQVMKSRGTVIIATVKGDIHDLGKNIVGALLENNGFTVIDLGKDVSDAAIVEAAIKHKADIVGLCALMTTTMPQIDIAIQALKIATADIKTIVGGAVLTADYATQAGADAYARDGVAAVNLAKELMKA, from the coding sequence ATGATACAAATTTTTGACGGCGCTATGGGTACGATGCTGCAAAAGGCCGGTTTACAACCTGGTCAATGTCCTGAACAATGGAATGTAGATTGTCCCGAAATTATCACAAAGATCCACCAGCAGTATATTGAGCATGGGGCTACCATTATTGAAACAAATACTTTTGGTGCAAACCGCATCAAACTAGAGCACTATGGTCTATCCACGAAAGTCGCTGAATTAAATACAGCTGCCGTTCTGGCAGCTAAAGCCGCTGCGAAAACGAATGCCAAAATAGCCGGCTCGGTAGGACCCACCGGAAAATTCATCACCCCATTAGGCGACTTGAGTTTTGACGAAGCTTATACTGTATTTTTTGAACAAATTACCGCATTAGATCTTGCAGGTGTCGATTATATTCTGATTGAGACCATTATTGACATTCAGGAAATACGCGCAGCATTACTTGCCGCAAAAGCAGCAACTAAAAAGCCAGTTATCTGCCAGCTATCTTTCGGAGATGATGGAAGAACGGTTACTGGCACAGATCCTGAGACAGCTGCCATTGTTTTAGAAGCCATGGGCGCAAACGTTATTGGTGCAAATTGTTCACTGGGTCCAGCACAGCTATTGCCAATTATAAAAGCGCTTGCTTCAGCATGCAGCTGTCCAATTAGTGTTCAACCCAATGCCGGAATGCCGGAATTAATTGGTGGTGAGACAGTTTTCCCCATGAGCCCCGCCGAACTTGGTGAGTGGGTTCCAAAACTGATTGAGGCCGGCGCGAGTTATATCGGCGGATGCTGCGGTACGACCCCTCAACATATCCAAGCCATCAGGACAGCCGCCCAAACTTGCTCGCTCGCCCCAAGGGAAAAACCGCCGCAGGCACTTGCCCTAACCAGCCGCAGCAAAACGGTATACATAGCGGCCTCAAGACCAACAGTCATCATTGGCGAACGCATTAATCCAACTGGCCGTAAGCAACTGGCAGCAGATATTAAGGCTGGTCAGTTTCTATCCGTAAAAAAAGAGGCCATAGAACAAGTTCGTGCTGGCGCAAAGGTTTTAGATGTAAATATGGGTGTACCAGGAATTGATCAAGCCGCAGCCATGCAGCAAGCCATCCAGGAACTATCCATGCTAGTGGATGTCCCGCTTGCGATTGATACCAGTGATGCGCTAGCACTTGAAGCCGGCTTAAAAGCCTATCCTGGCCGTGCACTCATAAATTCAGTCAGCGCTGAACCAGAACGTTTAGAGCAGTTTTTACCCCTGGCCAAAAAATATGGTGCAGCCATTCTATGCCTGCCCATTTCCCCTGAAGGAGTTCCTGCTACAGCGGTAGAACGTGTTGCTGTTATTCAAAAAATAGTTGATACAGCACTGGCTGCAGGGCTTCGCCACCAGGATTTCTTACTTGATGCTCTTGTGATGACAGTTGCCGCTGATCAGCATGCTGCCGAACAAACCCTAGCCACCCTCCGTCTGTATCGAAAACAGTTTGGTTATCCGGCTACAATGGGACTAAGCAATATCTCCTATGGACTCCCTAACCGCCAACTAATGAATAGCACTTTCTGCGCAATGAGCTTGGCTTCTGGACTGGATGCCCCTATCCTAAATCCTTATGATAAGAGCATGCAAGATACGCTTGCAGCGGCTGGCGCTCTGCTCGGCTATGATCAAAATGGCCGTCAATACAGCCTTAACTATGCTGCTGCACTTCCCAACGCCAGCCAAACCACCGCACCCAGAATTAATCCGGATGACATTATTGCCTTAACCCGCCAAGCTGTCGTCGACGGTGAAAAGGAAGGCGTAGTTCCACTCATCAAAAAAGCACTCGAGCAAGGCTACAGCCCAACTGATATCACCGAAGAGGCTTTAACGGCTGCAATGAATGAAGTAGGAAAAGCATTTGGCTCCGGGCGCTGCTTCCTGCCTCAAGTACTGCTTTCTGCTGAAACCATGCGAGCAGCCTTTATGACAATCAAAGAAATGCTTCCCTCCCAAGTCATGAAAAGCCGTGGTACTGTGATTATTGCAACAGTAAAAGGAGATATTCACGATCTTGGAAAAAATATTGTTGGTGCGCTGCTTGAGAACAACGGATTTACAGTCATTGATTTAGGTAAAGATGTCAGTGATGCCGCGATCGTCGAAGCTGCGATTAAGCATAAAGCTGACATCGTCGGTCTGTGCGCGCTAATGACAACCACAATGCCACAAATTGATATTGCAATTCAAGCGCTGAAAATAGCAACTGCTGATATCAAAACAATCGTAGGCGGTGCTGTATTAACAGCTGACTATGCAACACAAGCTGGTGCCGATGCCTATGCCCGTGATGGTGTTGCTGCAGTAAATCTGGCAAAAGAGCTCATGAAGGCCTAA